A window from Acidobacteriota bacterium encodes these proteins:
- a CDS encoding TonB-dependent receptor, whose amino-acid sequence LLTPGVVTQTPQISQNAFVAGFGLSGEFSVNGQRTESNNYTVDGVSANVGAAAGGNMLLGSGPTGSLPASTALGTTQALVSVDDLQEFRVQSSTYSAEYDRNPGGQFAFETKSGTNRWHGTVYDYLRNGFFDSQDWFNDFYGQNEPVLRQNDFGGTLGGPVRIPHVYDGKDKSFFFVSYEGLRLTSPQPTTVSSVPDPTTRASAPAPLNQVMNAFPMSNGRELLEPCDPSTDPSCPSSGPTPGQKPSGLAEYIATWSNPNSINSTSVRFDHVVKERVRLFFRFSDTTSSAAFRLGGASSSGVPTDGDISEYSLRTYTAGVSSLVTNRVSNEFRINYSANNTTERNVIEELGGSTPIDLQKLVGLGPNALAEVDFCPFQCGILLQTKESGAQRQWNLVDTLSLSLGRHQFKFGADYRRLMPFAIQNNPGATYNYFSQNSVAANSADFVDWQTYAPAYPLYTNVSAYAEDAWRASQRLNVSLGLRWDVNPPPGVTQGLKPYTLLGSGPATWTLSPPGTPLWHTTWFNFAPRIGAAYTLRDRQGWETVLRGGGGVFFDSGQQLGSQSFNGPGFSAFNYNNFQPSPFPGTPVFPTISNPASLADQFGGYGFYPHLQLPYTVQWNASVEQALGKSQVLTASYVGSHASRLLQRNIYLPSSRGLLFTFLENGLTSDYDSAQLQFQRRLSQGLTALASYTWSHCIDYGSSNLIIGFQRGNCDFDVRHNFSSAFSYDLPNVGHNGLVNAIVHHWGIDDRFTARTGFPVNITGSQIFLPVTGKFVWSGVDIVQGEPLYVAQCASPLPTGPAQIGCPGGKGINPAAFASVPIDPNTGLPTHSATAPRNFARGFGAWQMDMAVRREFPIHERLKLQFRAEAFNIFNHPNFGTINAGLGQQTFGETTSTLANSLGILSPLYQMGGARSMQFALKLLF is encoded by the coding sequence TCCTGCTTACTCCGGGCGTGGTGACGCAGACGCCGCAGATTTCCCAGAACGCTTTCGTCGCCGGGTTTGGCCTATCTGGCGAATTCAGTGTCAATGGCCAACGCACCGAGTCAAACAACTACACTGTAGATGGTGTGAGCGCAAACGTGGGGGCAGCTGCGGGTGGAAACATGCTCTTGGGTTCCGGGCCTACCGGGTCTCTACCCGCCTCCACCGCACTTGGAACCACTCAGGCGCTAGTGTCTGTGGACGATCTTCAGGAATTCCGTGTCCAAAGCTCGACATACTCAGCTGAGTATGACCGCAATCCCGGTGGCCAGTTTGCGTTTGAGACGAAGTCAGGCACGAATCGATGGCACGGTACTGTCTATGATTATCTGCGAAACGGCTTCTTTGACTCACAAGACTGGTTCAACGACTTTTACGGTCAAAATGAGCCAGTCCTTCGCCAGAACGATTTCGGCGGCACATTGGGTGGACCCGTACGAATTCCTCATGTGTATGACGGAAAAGACAAATCGTTTTTCTTCGTCTCGTATGAAGGACTCCGGCTAACCAGTCCCCAACCAACCACTGTATCCTCTGTTCCTGATCCTACTACGCGTGCAAGCGCACCTGCGCCTCTGAATCAAGTGATGAATGCCTTCCCAATGTCGAATGGTCGAGAGCTTCTTGAACCATGTGACCCATCAACGGATCCCAGTTGCCCTTCCTCGGGACCAACCCCCGGCCAGAAACCCAGTGGTTTGGCTGAGTACATAGCGACTTGGTCCAATCCCAATTCAATCAATTCCACGAGCGTTCGTTTTGACCATGTTGTGAAGGAAAGGGTGAGGCTCTTCTTCCGATTTAGTGACACAACCTCGAGCGCGGCGTTCCGACTCGGCGGCGCTTCTTCCAGCGGAGTGCCGACGGATGGCGATATTTCAGAGTACAGCCTGCGCACCTATACGGCTGGTGTGAGCAGCCTTGTGACGAATCGCGTCAGTAACGAGTTCCGCATCAACTATAGTGCTAACAACACGACAGAGAGAAATGTCATTGAAGAACTCGGCGGCAGCACACCAATTGACCTCCAGAAGCTGGTAGGACTTGGCCCTAATGCTCTCGCAGAAGTCGACTTTTGTCCGTTTCAGTGTGGCATTCTTCTCCAAACCAAAGAGTCGGGCGCGCAGAGGCAGTGGAACCTTGTCGACACGCTCAGCCTCTCCTTGGGACGCCACCAGTTCAAATTTGGCGCCGACTATCGCAGGCTAATGCCATTTGCGATTCAGAACAATCCGGGAGCTACTTATAACTACTTCAGTCAAAATTCCGTCGCAGCCAATAGCGCAGATTTTGTAGACTGGCAAACCTACGCTCCAGCTTACCCTCTGTACACAAACGTTTCGGCTTATGCAGAAGACGCGTGGAGAGCGTCACAACGGTTGAACGTCTCATTAGGACTACGCTGGGACGTCAATCCGCCACCAGGCGTTACCCAGGGTTTGAAACCCTACACGCTTCTAGGTTCTGGCCCTGCGACATGGACGTTGTCGCCGCCGGGCACACCGTTGTGGCATACCACCTGGTTCAACTTTGCGCCTCGAATAGGGGCTGCCTACACGCTTCGCGACAGACAGGGGTGGGAAACGGTCCTGCGTGGAGGAGGTGGTGTTTTCTTCGATAGCGGCCAGCAGTTAGGGTCTCAGAGTTTCAATGGACCGGGCTTTAGTGCATTCAACTATAACAACTTTCAACCTTCACCGTTTCCAGGGACCCCGGTATTTCCAACTATCAGCAACCCAGCTTCGTTGGCGGACCAATTCGGAGGTTATGGATTCTATCCACATTTGCAACTGCCGTACACAGTTCAGTGGAATGCGAGCGTCGAGCAAGCGCTGGGTAAGTCGCAAGTCCTTACCGCATCCTATGTTGGTTCACATGCGTCAAGACTGTTGCAAAGAAACATATATCTTCCTTCGAGCAGAGGACTTTTGTTTACATTCCTGGAAAACGGCCTCACATCGGATTACGACTCGGCACAGCTTCAATTCCAGCGAAGACTGAGTCAGGGATTGACCGCCCTGGCTTCTTACACTTGGTCTCATTGCATTGACTACGGCTCTTCGAACCTCATTATCGGATTCCAGCGCGGGAATTGCGATTTCGACGTGCGACATAACTTCTCAAGTGCTTTCTCCTACGATCTGCCGAATGTCGGTCACAATGGTCTTGTGAACGCAATTGTGCACCACTGGGGAATCGATGATCGGTTCACCGCCAGAACAGGTTTTCCCGTCAATATCACCGGTAGCCAGATCTTTCTCCCCGTAACCGGAAAATTTGTGTGGTCGGGCGTGGATATTGTTCAAGGCGAACCGCTCTACGTTGCACAATGCGCCAGTCCACTCCCGACAGGGCCCGCGCAGATCGGTTGCCCAGGGGGGAAAGGAATCAATCCTGCCGCATTCGCTTCAGTACCCATTGATCCAAATACCGGTTTACCAACGCACTCGGCTACTGCTCCAAGGAATTTTGCTCGTGGCTTCGGAGCATGGCAGATGGACATGGCGGTTCGCCGGGAGTTTCCAATCCATGAACGGCTTAAACTGCAATTCCGAGCCGAAGCATTCAACATTTTCAATCACCCAAATTTTGGAACGATCAATGCCGGTCTTGGTCAGCAAACGTTTGGCGAGACAACATCTACGCTGGCGAATTCTCTCGGCATCCTCAGCCCGCTCTATCAAATGGGAGGGGCGCGGTCGATGCAGTTCGCACTAAAGCTACTGTTTTAA